The genomic stretch GCCGCGTCCTGTTCGGAAACCAAGCCGTCGTTGTATTCGCTGAGGGAGTTCGGCGTGCGAGAATGAACCTTCACTGACTCCGACGAGAGGCTGAGAATTGTGTGGTGAAGGGGCCTTGCTCATTATTTGACCCGATCTATGATGTGGCGCCATACGTGCTCAATGATCCGGCCTGATCTAGTCACTATCTCGCCCCGTACACTATATCCTGATTTGAATTTTTCCCGGCCGATACGTTCCTCCTCCGTTTTAAGGAGAGCAACAGTCACTCGGTAATGACCTGCCGGGTCGCTACTGAATTCAGAGTTCACGGGCTCTGAAGCGACGGATATAACATGGCCTTCAAGAATCTCTCGACTGGAACTCTGGAGAGCTGGCACCTCAATTCTCGCGATATCACCGACATTCACTTCGCGCACATCTCGCTCCTGAACGTACAAATCCGTGCTCCATGCAGCAGGTTCGGCAACCTCAAGTAGTAGGTCCCCTTTGTTCACAGCTGCTCCTACCAATAGCTCTATACGATCAGTAAGGACGATGCCCGAGAACGGAGCTCGCAGCAGGAGGCGGCTGAGCTGTTCCTCAGCAACTCCAATTTGGTTATCGATCAGTTCAATCTCATTCTCTAGACGTAAAACTCCAATCTTATCAAGGGTGCTTAGTTCTTCCGCTGCTTCAGCTTGAACGATCTTAGCTTCGGCTGTTTTTACTTCGGCAATCGCTCGGTCAATGACGATGTGCGTACCCGCTCGGTGGTTGAGTACAATCGAATCGACGTTAACATGTGTACCAAACCCGAACTCAGCTAGCCGTTCACGGAGGTCAGCTTGTGCTTTTATGAGTCGGGAACTTGCTTCTGATTTGGCGGCCGCTTGCTGTCTCTGAGCGGGAGGAATCGTTGAGCGAGCGCCTTCATAGTCAAAACGACGAGCGATACGGTTCGAGCGGAGTTGGATAAGAAGACTGCGGAGTGTAAGGTCATCGAGGCGTACTAGAGGCTGCCCTTTCTGCACTGTGTCTCCTGAAGAGACGAATACCTCAGCTACAAGACCAGACTCTACACTGCGGACAGGCCAGACTCTAGCAGGCTCGAGCACGCCCACTCCTTTTACAGTGGTGTCGACCTCAACGACTGAGGCGATAATAATGAACCCTACTGTGCAGGCTGCGAGGAGCACAAGCGTCATGCTTACTGCGTGGTGAACCAAACGTGCTCCTGTCCCCTCCGCGTCGGGAAGGTCAGGAAGCTGAAAGCTTAAGCTGGCAGGCTTTCTTGATCGCTGATGCACCACTGGGCGATCATACCTGCTACGTTTTTTTCTAGTGTCTCTCACATTTCGTCCAGTTGACTTACAACGTTTTGAGTTTCGAGGTCGGGGCCGCAGCACAATAAGCCCCTAGTGGCTCTGCTAGATCATTGTCCAGGCAGCCTCTTCATAGGGTGGACGCGACTCGGGGTATACTCAGATGGACTCTGCAGCTCGCGATAGGATTCGCAGCTTTGCATGAGCTCATGGTGAGTGCCGACGCCTTCAATGCTACCCTTCTGAAGTACACATACCTGATCGGCTTGAGCGGCCATTCCAACCCGGTGGGTTACAAGAATCACGGTCTTCTCTCGTAGAGCCGGAATGATCCTGTTAATGATCCTGACCTCCGTCTGGGTATCTACGTTAGCGGTTACTTCGTCGAATAGTAAAATGGGGGTGTCTCGGATGAGGGCGCGGGCAATAGCAAGTCGTTGGCGCTGTCCTCCGGAGAGACTAGCACCCCACTCAGCCACGGGCGTGGCGTAACCCTTCGAGAGTCCATTGATGAGGTCCTCAACACAGGCCAAACGGCTAGCATTGTGAACTACCTCCAATGGGACATCATTCAGTCCGATCGTGAGGTTGTCCCATACAGTGCCTTTCAAGAGGCTGAAATCCTGCCATACCACAGCTATTTGTCTTCTAAGGTCTGGGAGGGGAATCTGCTCTATAGACGCTCCGTCTATGAGGATGTGGCCGCGATTAGGAGATTCGAAGCGGGTGAGTAAGCGAAGAAGCGATGTCTTTCCCGACCCACTTGGACCAACGATAACAATAGTGCTCCCTACTTTTATGTCCAGCGTGATATCGTTCAGCACGGGCTCATCAACGTTGTAACAGAATGTGACATTTTTTAAGCTGATATCCCCTTTGATCCGATAAACAATAGGTTTAGCTGCATCGTATGCCAGAGATGGTTGTTGCTCAGGCGAGTAGTTGAGGTATTCGAACACGCGGTGGAGATGAACAGCGGATTGTTGGAGTTCTGTATAGAGATTGGCGAACTGTGAAACGGGACCGTAGAGATAACCTACATAAGCTGTGAAGGCGATGTATCCACCGAGGGTCATCTGACCAGATAGAATGAACGTCCAGCCTAACCAAGTGAACAAGGCTACGTTTAGAGCCCTTAGAACCCCATTCGCCGTCCCTACGCCCTGACTGAGGCCGCCAGCCCTCAACTGCATCTGAATAGCTCGTACTGCCTGTGTACTCGCCTGCTGAAAGACGTGATGCTCAAGTGCCATCGACTTAAGCGTACGTATCTGACTGAGCACCTCTACTTCTAAAGCGCTGAGGTCTGCGTAAGCTTCAGAAGAACGTTTCCAATATCGTCGGAGGGCCCGACCCGCTAATGCGACGACGAGGGTCGAGAAGGGGATACTTACGAGAGCAACCAGCGCGAGCTTCCACTGGAGAATGAAGAGGAAAGGAGGCACGAGGATGAGGTATGCCCCCTGCACAAACAGGGTTTGAAACACGCGCATT from Rhodothermales bacterium encodes the following:
- a CDS encoding peptidase domain-containing ABC transporter: MALGFVVGLISMIGPYLTKLLIDEVYPTQDISLMHVLVSGLLALGITTAIMLALQGYYSLYVNARLGNAVSLLFFNHLQHLPLRFFEEHRVGELMSRFQDVRRALEGVMRVFQTLFVQGAYLILVPPFLFILQWKLALVALVSIPFSTLVVALAGRALRRYWKRSSEAYADLSALEVEVLSQIRTLKSMALEHHVFQQASTQAVRAIQMQLRAGGLSQGVGTANGVLRALNVALFTWLGWTFILSGQMTLGGYIAFTAYVGYLYGPVSQFANLYTELQQSAVHLHRVFEYLNYSPEQQPSLAYDAAKPIVYRIKGDISLKNVTFCYNVDEPVLNDITLDIKVGSTIVIVGPSGSGKTSLLRLLTRFESPNRGHILIDGASIEQIPLPDLRRQIAVVWQDFSLLKGTVWDNLTIGLNDVPLEVVHNASRLACVEDLINGLSKGYATPVAEWGASLSGGQRQRLAIARALIRDTPILLFDEVTANVDTQTEVRIINRIIPALREKTVILVTHRVGMAAQADQVCVLQKGSIEGVGTHHELMQSCESYRELQSPSEYTPSRVHPMKRLPGQ
- a CDS encoding HlyD family efflux transporter periplasmic adaptor subunit; its protein translation is MTLVLLAACTVGFIIIASVVEVDTTVKGVGVLEPARVWPVRSVESGLVAEVFVSSGDTVQKGQPLVRLDDLTLRSLLIQLRSNRIARRFDYEGARSTIPPAQRQQAAAKSEASSRLIKAQADLRERLAEFGFGTHVNVDSIVLNHRAGTHIVIDRAIAEVKTAEAKIVQAEAAEELSTLDKIGVLRLENEIELIDNQIGVAEEQLSRLLLRAPFSGIVLTDRIELLVGAAVNKGDLLLEVAEPAAWSTDLYVQERDVREVNVGDIARIEVPALQSSSREILEGHVISVASEPVNSEFSSDPAGHYRVTVALLKTEEERIGREKFKSGYSVRGEIVTRSGRIIEHVWRHIIDRVK